The DNA window TTATATATTATAAAATAGCTTATATAAACTTGAAAGGTTTTTTTAAGAACATTTATACAGAGACTTTGCTTTTTAGAAAAATATAGTTTATAATTTTTATGAATCAATTAAAAAATATATTTGGAGGTAAACCCATGATTTATATAAAAAATGACTGCAATAAACCTCAATTTAATTTAGCACTAGAAGAATATGTGTTTAACTATTTAGATCAATTTGATGAAATATTTTTATTGTGGATAAACGAGCCTACTATTGTAGTTGGGAAACATCAAAATACTATTGAGGAGATAAACATTCAATATGTCAAAGAAAATAATATCAATGTAGTTAGAAGACTTTCAGGTGGTGGAGCTGTTTATCACGATTTAGGCAATTTAAATTATACTATAATATCTAAAAACAAGGATTCCAATGGCTTTGATTTTAAAACTTTTTCTCAACCTGTAATAGAAGTATTAGCTGATTTAGGTATACATGCAGAATTTACTGGGAGAAATGATATAGTTATAGATGGTAAAAAGTTCTGTGGAAATGCTCAATATATGAGAAAGGGAAGAGTACTTCATCATGGTGCTATACTTTTTGATGTAGAATTGGATGTTCTAGCTAAAGCTCTAAAAGTATCACAAGATAAAATAGTATCTAAAGGAGTCAAATCAGTAAGGAGCAGAGTCACAAATATAAAAGAACATTTAAAGGAAGATATCACTATAGAAGATTTTAAAGAACTTCTTTTAAAACATATGTTTAAAGATAAAGAAGATATGGAAGTATATGAATTGACAGAAGAAGATTTAAAAAATATTAATAAATTGATGGAAGAAAGATATATGACTTGGGATTGGGTTTATGGACAATCGCCAGAGTTCAATATAAGAAAAGACAGGAGATTTCCAAGTGGAAAGGTAGAAATACTTATAGATGTAGATAATGGATTTATCAAGGACATTAAATTTTATGGAGACTTTTTCGGTCATGGAGATTTGAAGGATGTAGAAGAAAAACTAGTAGATATAAAATATAGTGAAGATGAAATAAATGAAGCACTAAAAAGCATTGATGTAGGTTACTATTTTTCAGGAATTTCTCAAGATGAACTTCTAAAAGCTATTATTGATTAAAGGCGTCTTGACAAATTGATAGCTTTTGATGTATCATTATTCAAAATGGAATTTCATATTTAATAGCCTTGATGAGGAGAGTAATAAAAGGGATTGCTTACAGAGAAATGATCATTTGGTGAAAGATTGTTGCTTAACTTTTATGAAAATCGCCTCTAAGCTGGATGTTCGAAAATACATAGTAGGGCATCTCGTGTTTTCACGTTATGATTTAATGAGAGATAAGGTATATACTTATAATATGGGTGGTACCACGGCATGTTCGTCCCTATTTGTCACAAAATGACATAGGGACGTTTGTTTTGCCACTAAAATTAAAATTAATAAAATATAGAGAGGATGAAAAAAATGGCTTTTAAAGAATTATCAAATTTGCCAGTAAAGGATAGAGAAAGTCAAATATCAGATTACTGGAATGAGATAAATTTACTTGAAAAGAGTATAAACTCTAGAGATGAAGACAATCAGTTCGTATTTTTTGAAGGACCTCCAACAGCCAATGGAAAGCCTGGTATTCACCATGTTATGGCTAGAACTCTAAAGGATGTTGTGTGTAGATACAAGACTATGGAGGGGTATCAAGTAAAAAGAAAAGCTGGATGGGATACTCATGGTCTTCCAGTAGAAATTGAAGTAGAAAAACAACTCAAGCTAAATAAAAAGCAAGATATTGAGGACTATGGAATTGAAAAATTTAACAAACAATGCAAAGAATCAGTTTTCAAATATGAAAGCTTATGGCGTGAAATGACTAAGAGAATGGCCTATGAAATAGATTTAGACCATCCATATATTACCTTGGACAATGACTATATTGAATCTGTATGGTGGATACTTGATAAGTTTTTCAAAGAAGGATACATCTATGAAGGGCACAAAATACTTCCTTATTGTTCAAGATGTGGAACTGGTCTTGCTTCTCATGAAGTAGCTCAAGGTTATGAAGAGATAAAAACAGAAACTGTAATAGTTAAGTTCAAGAGAAAAGATAAGGATGAATATTTCTTGGCATGGACTACTACTCCTTGGACATTGCCAAGCAATGTGTGCTTAACTGTGAATCCAGAAGAAACTTATATAAAAGTTAAGCAAAATGATGAAATATACTATGTAAGTAAAACTTTAGCCAATAAAGTGCTAGGGGATGAATATGAAGTTCTTGAAGAAATGAAAGGTAAAGATTTGGAATATGTAGAGTATGAACAACTTATACCTTTTGTTAAAACCAATGAGAAAGCCTTTTTCGTTACTGTAGCTGATTATGTAACTACTGAAGATGGCACTGGAATAGTTCACTCTGCTCCTGCCTTTGGTGAAGATGACTACAATACAGGTGTTAGATATAAATTGCCAGTTCTTAAACCTGTAAATGAAGAAGGAAAGTTTACAGAAACCCCTTGGAAAGGGAAATTTGTCATGGATGCAGATTCAGAAATCATTCAGTGGTTGAGAGAAAATGGAAAGCTATTTAGAAAAGAAAAAATGCTACACAATTATCCTCATTGTTGGAGATGTCATACACCATTATTATACTATGCAAAGCCTAGTTGGTATATTGAAATCACTAAGCTTAAAGATAAACTTATTGAAAACAACAATGGCGTAGAATGGTATCCAGCTTTTGTAGGAGAAAAGAGATTTGGAAATTGGCTAGAAAACTTAAATGATTGGGCTATTTCAAGAACTAGATATTGGGGAACACCTTTAAATATTTGGAGATGTGATGATTGTGGTCATACTACAAGTATAGGTTCGAGAAGTGAATTGGCAGAAAAGGCCATAGAAAATATAGATGAAAATATAGAACTTCATAGACCTTATGTAGATGATGTTCATATAAAATGTGAAAAATGTGGTGCTACTATGACCAGAGTTAAAGATGTAGTAGACGTATGGTTTGACAGTGGTTCTATGCCATTTGCTCAGCATCACTATCCATTTGAAAACAAAGAAAATTTTGACAAACTATTTCCTGCAGATTTCATATGCGAAGGAATAGATCAAACTAGAGGTTGGTTTTATTCACTACTTGCTATATCTACTTTTGTCACAGGCAAATCTCCATACAAGAGAGTACTTGTGAACGATCTTGTGTTAGATAGAGAAGGTAGGAAGATGTCTAAATCAAAGGGAAATACAGTGGATCCATTTAGTCTATTTGATAAATATGGAGCAGATGCTCTAAGATGGTATATACTTTATGTATCACCACCATGGACTCCAACTAAATTTGATGAAGAAGGTATAAAAGAGGTAGAAAGCAAATTCTTTAGAACTATAAGAAATGTATACAATTTCTTCACTCTTTATGCAAATACAGATGAAATTGATCCAAGAGAGTTCAATGTAGAACATAATGATAGACCAGAGTTAGATAGATGGTTACTTTCTAAATATAATAGTTTACTTAAAGATTTAGAAGAAGATATGAATCAATATGATTTGACAAGGGCTGTAAGGAGAATTCAAGAATTTGTCAATGAGGATTTATCCAACTGGTATATTAGACGTTCAAGAAGAAGATTTTGGGCTACAGAATTGGATGAAGATAAGAAAGCTGTATATAAGACTACTTATGAAGTTCTTGTAGGATTGAGTAAGATTGTAGCACCTTTTGTACCATTTACAGCTGAAGAAATGTATAGAAATTTGACAGGAGAAATGTCTGTGCATTTAGATAATTATCCAAAGACTAATGAAGATTTGATAGATTTAAGACTTGAAGAGAAGATGGATTTAGTCAGAGATTTAGTAGGGCTTGGCAGAGCTTCAAGAGAAGCAGCTAAGATAAAAGTACGTCAACCTTTAAGTGAAGTTCTAATTGATGGGAAATATGAAGAGCTCATAGGAGATTTGGTGCCACTTATAAAAGAAGAATTAAATGTAAAAGAAGTAGTATTTGAAAAAGATTTATCTCAGTTTATGAACTATACTTTGAAGCCAAACTTCAAAGTAGCAGGACCAGTATTAGGACCAAAGATAAAAGCTTTTGGGAAGGCACTAAATGAAGTAGATGCTCATGAAACAGTTGAAACATTAGAAAGAGAAGGAAAAATCACTTTGAATTTAGGTGGAGAAGATGTAGAAATAGAAAAGGATTTTGTCATGGTGACTATTTCTTCAAAAGAAGGTTTTGATGTAGCTATGGAAAACAACTTGTTTGTAATTCTTGATACGACTTTGACTCCTGAATTAATCAATGAAGGATATGCAAGAGAGTTTATATCTAAAATTCAACAGATGAGAAAGAACAATGGATATGAAATGTTAGACAATATAAACATATATTATGATGGAGATAAGGATATAGAAGCAGCTATAAATTTCTATAGAGAATATATAATGAAAGAAACATTGGCAGTTTCCATAGAAAAAGTAAATGATGATTCCTTTGAAAGACAAGATTTAAATGGTCATGAAACAGGAATCAAATTGAGAAAAGTAGAATAAAATTTATTTCTAGTATCGAAATAAATGTGATATAATTATTAGGATAGATGTTAAACATCTATCCTAATTTACAAGGGGGTGTTTTGATGGAAAGACTTTTAGATATGGCTAAAAAGTTAGATGAAATGGAGACAAATATAAGTAAACTTACGTGGGTTCAATATACTGCAGGATATGATTTTGGCATAGAAGAAGCATATAAGAAAATGAACGAATTTTTGGAAGATAAGAAAAACTATGAATTGGTTCTTGAGTACAAGGGAAAAGATTTGAATCCAGAGGATAAAAGAAGAGTTGAAATTGTATATAATATGATTAAACCATATCATTTAAGCAAAGAATTAAATGATTTAAATTTAGAAATCCAAAAAAAGACCAACGAACTTTCTATGATACTTAATACCTTTAGATTTAAAATAGACGGAAAAGAAGTTTCTAGTGTAGAAATAGCTCAAATACTTTCCAATGAGGAAGATAGAGATTTAAGAAAAAAGGCATATTTTGCAAGAAACCAAATAAATAAACCTCTTGCTGATGGAGGATTTATAGATTTAATCAATTTAAGAAAAGAATATGCCAAAGCCTATGGAGATAAAAATTTTGTAGAGCATAAGTTAAAAATGAACGAACTATCTCCAAGTATTTTTGACAA is part of the Sporanaerobacter acetigenes DSM 13106 genome and encodes:
- a CDS encoding lipoate--protein ligase — its product is MIYIKNDCNKPQFNLALEEYVFNYLDQFDEIFLLWINEPTIVVGKHQNTIEEINIQYVKENNINVVRRLSGGGAVYHDLGNLNYTIISKNKDSNGFDFKTFSQPVIEVLADLGIHAEFTGRNDIVIDGKKFCGNAQYMRKGRVLHHGAILFDVELDVLAKALKVSQDKIVSKGVKSVRSRVTNIKEHLKEDITIEDFKELLLKHMFKDKEDMEVYELTEEDLKNINKLMEERYMTWDWVYGQSPEFNIRKDRRFPSGKVEILIDVDNGFIKDIKFYGDFFGHGDLKDVEEKLVDIKYSEDEINEALKSIDVGYYFSGISQDELLKAIID
- the ileS gene encoding isoleucine--tRNA ligase; translation: MAFKELSNLPVKDRESQISDYWNEINLLEKSINSRDEDNQFVFFEGPPTANGKPGIHHVMARTLKDVVCRYKTMEGYQVKRKAGWDTHGLPVEIEVEKQLKLNKKQDIEDYGIEKFNKQCKESVFKYESLWREMTKRMAYEIDLDHPYITLDNDYIESVWWILDKFFKEGYIYEGHKILPYCSRCGTGLASHEVAQGYEEIKTETVIVKFKRKDKDEYFLAWTTTPWTLPSNVCLTVNPEETYIKVKQNDEIYYVSKTLANKVLGDEYEVLEEMKGKDLEYVEYEQLIPFVKTNEKAFFVTVADYVTTEDGTGIVHSAPAFGEDDYNTGVRYKLPVLKPVNEEGKFTETPWKGKFVMDADSEIIQWLRENGKLFRKEKMLHNYPHCWRCHTPLLYYAKPSWYIEITKLKDKLIENNNGVEWYPAFVGEKRFGNWLENLNDWAISRTRYWGTPLNIWRCDDCGHTTSIGSRSELAEKAIENIDENIELHRPYVDDVHIKCEKCGATMTRVKDVVDVWFDSGSMPFAQHHYPFENKENFDKLFPADFICEGIDQTRGWFYSLLAISTFVTGKSPYKRVLVNDLVLDREGRKMSKSKGNTVDPFSLFDKYGADALRWYILYVSPPWTPTKFDEEGIKEVESKFFRTIRNVYNFFTLYANTDEIDPREFNVEHNDRPELDRWLLSKYNSLLKDLEEDMNQYDLTRAVRRIQEFVNEDLSNWYIRRSRRRFWATELDEDKKAVYKTTYEVLVGLSKIVAPFVPFTAEEMYRNLTGEMSVHLDNYPKTNEDLIDLRLEEKMDLVRDLVGLGRASREAAKIKVRQPLSEVLIDGKYEELIGDLVPLIKEELNVKEVVFEKDLSQFMNYTLKPNFKVAGPVLGPKIKAFGKALNEVDAHETVETLEREGKITLNLGGEDVEIEKDFVMVTISSKEGFDVAMENNLFVILDTTLTPELINEGYAREFISKIQQMRKNNGYEMLDNINIYYDGDKDIEAAINFYREYIMKETLAVSIEKVNDDSFERQDLNGHETGIKLRKVE